The Liquorilactobacillus nagelii DSM 13675 DNA window TTTGAATTGTATTTGTTGAAAAATCAGAAACATAACTGTATCCATTGCTATTATCTGTTTGATAATATAATTCTATTGTTTTTGACGTTAAATTAGGCTGAACAAAATCAAATTCAACATATTGTTGTCCATCACTTTTTGTTTTGACAACGGGCACACCGGTAAATCCTGGCCTTTTTGAGTTTAGATCACCAAGCTGTGAAGCTGGTTGAGTGTACACATCCGCCTTAACTGATTGTGCAAAATATCCTGACAAGCTAAATACACCAACAAAAATTGCTAAAATTAAAAGTATAAAATTACGTTTTGAGGAATTGACTGCTTGCATTAAAAAATTCCTTTCTAATATTATATGTATTCTGGCGTAATTATACTATAAACGTTTTCATTAGTAAATTTTTTATCCAAATAATTATCCGGTTTTGATTTTAATAAGACAATTATTGCAAAAAAAATAACGTAGTCTAGTCGTATGAAAGCTTTTAGACTACGTATTTCATTATTTAACTGCTATTGCCAATTAGTCGGATCTTGGCGCCAAGCATGTAAGAGTTTCAAATCTTTATCAGTTATTTCCTGTTGATTTTGAGCAACTTCAATCAATTCTGAATAATTGGTTAAGGTTATAAATGGTAGCTTTGCTTGAGCAAAGTTTTGATCCGCCGCCGCCAGCTGATAACTGAAGATCCCGGCAACACCAATTACCTCGGCTCCTTCTTTTTGAGCCGCTGCCACTGCTTGCAAGACACTACCGCCAGTCGAAATCAGATCATCAATTAAGACTGTCTTTTGCCCCGGTTTAAGTACACCTTCAATTTGCCGACCTTGTCCATGATCTTTAGGCTTTGAACGAACATAAACCATTGGCAAGTCCAGCAATTCAGCAATCCAAGCTGCATGTGGGATACCAGCCGTCGCTGTCCCAGCAATTACTTCAACATCAGGAAATTTGTTTTTGATTAAATCTGCTAAACCAGTCGCTATTTGCCGACGAACTTTCGGATAACTAATTGTTAAACGATTGTCGCAGTAAATTGGGCTTTTAATTCCACTAGCCCAGGTAAATGGCTGTTGCGGTGAGAGTGAAACAGCCTGAATTTTTAATAAATCTGCCGCAATTGCTTTCATTAATCTTGCCTCCATAATTTAGTTACTGTTTGATATGCTGCAAACGGATCAACTGCTTGGGTAATCGAACGGCCGACTACTAAACCGCTGCTTTTTTGCTCTGCTGCTCGATCAGGAGTCATCACTCGTTTTTGATCATTAGTCTGATCTCCTGCTAAACGAATTCCGGGTGTAATTCGCAAAAAATCAGCATTCGTTGCTGCTGCAATATCTGCTGCTTCCCAAGCTGAACAGACTACCCCGGCCAAACCCGCTGCTTGTGCTAGTTGCGCGTAATGCAAAACACTGTTTTTCAAAGGCTGATGAACTAATTGTTCTTCTTCCAACATTGTTTGATTAGTTGAAGTTAATTGAGTTATTGCTAAAATTCCAGCTGTTTGATCACCATTACTGCCAGCTAACAAACCTGCTTTAGCCGCTTGCATCATTTGGCTGCCGCCACTGGCATGAATCGTGGTCAATTTAACTCCTAGTTGACCAATAACTTTCATTGCCTGTTCTACTGTGTGGGGAATATCATGACATTTAAGATCCAAGAAGACGTCGTGCCCACCCGCAATCAACTCACGGACGATATCTTGCCCTTCACTATAAAATAATTCCATCCCAACCTTCAAGAATAGTTGTTCATCAGCTGGAAACTTGGTTAAAAACTGTTGGACAGACAGCCGATCAGGAAAGTCCAAGGCAATTATCGGTCGTTCAATTTTCATTTTGTCGACTCCTAACTTCTTTGATTAAATCACTCAAGTTGTCAATTCCAAATTCAGTCATTTTCGATGGTAAATCAGCAATCACGTTTGGAAAAACTAATGGATCATGAAAAATTGCCGTTCCAATTGCAACCGCACTGGCTCCAGCTAAAAACATTTCTAAAACATCTGCAGCACTACTAACTCCACCCATTGCAATAATCGGCAAATCAACCTTTTGGCTGACTTGATAAATCATCCGTACGGCAACTGGTTTAATTGCCGGGCCTGATAAACCGCCGGTTCCATTTGCCAAAACTGGTTGGCGAGTTTTCAAATCTAATCGCATTCCTAGTAAAGTATTGATCATACTCAAACCGTCTGCCCCACCAGCTGCTACAGCTTGTGCAATTGCAACAATATCAGTAACGTTCGGTGATAATTTAACATAAACTGGAATTGAACTGACCTTTTTTACTGCCGCTGTTAAAGCTTGCGCGCTAGCTGGATCAGTTCCAAACTGCATGCCACCGTGCTTAACGTTAGGACAAGAAATATTTAATTCAAGCGCATCAACCATACCAGAATTACTTAAACGCCGTGCTGTTTCCACATAATCAGCTTCTTGGGTTCCTGCAACATTAGCAATAACTGGTAAATTCGGATACTTGGCCTTCAACCGCGGCAGCTTTTCTTTTAAAATCACCTCAACACCCGGGTTTTGCAAACCAACTGCATTTAAAACCCCACCAGGAACTTCAGCAATCCGCGGCATTGGATTGCCAACTCGCGGCTCCAAAGTTGCCGCTTTAATAATAATCGCTCCCAATTCATTTAGATCAAACATTTCGGCATATCGGTTATCCCCGAAAGCAAAACACCCGCTAGCTGGCATGATAGGATTTTTTAAATTTAACCCGGGTAATTTAACACTTAAGCGCTGATTAGCTGTTTGACTCATAATTGGACCTCCGCTGCCGAGAAAATCGGCCCTTCTTGACAAATATGCTGATTCAAAGTTCCACCATTAACAGAAACCATGCAGCCGGCGCAAGCTCCCATACCACAACCCATCCGGCTTTCTAAAGATAGGTCAACTGGAACTGACTGACTAGCAAACCTTTGCTGAACAGCTTTTAATAAACCTAACGGACCACAAGCAAAAACATGGCGACAGTTATTCATCTTCCAAGCATTTAACAAAGTTCCAACGTTTCCTAGCTTCCCAGCAGAACCATCATCAGTTGCCAATTGCAGCTGTCCAGCTTGTTCAAAAACTTGGGTGCCAAAAATCTGCGCTTTGGTTCGAAATCCGACCATAGTAGTCACCAAGCAGCCTTGTTGACCTAAGTTTTGTGCCAAGTACATCAAAGGTGGTAAACCAGTACCACCACCCACTAACAGGACCTGATCTCCAACTTGAAAGTTTTGAATGTTAAATCCATTGCCAAGTGCTCCAAGCAAATTTACTTTGGCTCCAACTACCAGCTTAGCCAACTGCTCTGTTCCTTGACCAACAACCCGATAAATCAAGCTGATACATCCTGTTAGTAAATCAACTGCTGCAATTGCTAATGGCCGTCTAAGTTGCTGCAATCCATTTGGTATTTCAACCATCACAAAACGTCCTGGTTGATATTCACTGAGTGATTCAGTTGTTTTCAAGTCCATCTGGAAGACGTCTTCCGTCAAGCGCTCCTGTTTAACTAATGAAAAATTTCTAACACTTGGCATATTTTCCTCCTATAGTAATGCATCGGTGGCAAAAGTCCGATTTTCTAACGCTCGAACCAATGCTTGTGCGGTATTCAGTGAAGTTAATAAAGGTACATTATGGGCAATTGCCAGTTGACGAATGCGAAAACCATCTGAAGTTGCCGCATGGTCGTGTCCCATGGTATTAATTACTAACTGTACTTTACCAGTTTGAATTAATTCTTGAATATTTTGTTCGGTCGTTTCTTGTTCACTTAGCTTAGCTACCGGAACAACTCGTAATCCATGTTTTTGCAAGAATTTAGCTGTTCCATCAGTTGCCAACAACTGATAGCCAATACTACTGAATCGTTTAGCCAACGGTAAAACCGACTCTTTATCCCCATGTTCAATTGTCAATAACACGCTTCCGCTTAATGGTAATTCCATCTTGGCACCAGCAAAAGCTTTTAACAAAGCTTTTTCAAATGTATGATCACTTCCCATAACTTCACCGGTCGACTTCATCTCCGGTCCAAGATAACTGTCAACATCAGCTAGTTTGCTAAAAGAGAACACCGGTGCTTTGACATTAATCGTTTTACTTTCAGGATACAGTCCCGGTTGGTAGCCTAATTCTTTAAGCGTTTTTCCTAAAATAACTTGAGTTGCAACCTGAGCCATCTCGATTCCCGTAATTTTACTCAAAAAAGGTACGGTCCGACTAGCTCGTGGGTTAACTTCCAAAACGTAAGCTTGATCTTGATGAATGATGAATTGAATGTTCATGATACCAACACATTTTAGTGCTACAGCTAGTTTCTGTGTCGCAGTCACGATCTGTTGTTTGATATTGTCGCTAAATGATTGTGGAGGATAAACGGCCATCGAGTCACCTGAATGAACCCCAGCATGCTCAATATGTTCCATAATTCCCGGAAGCAAAACCTGCTGACCATCGCAAATCGCATCAACTTCACATTCACGTCCTTCAAGATATGCATCAACCAGTATCGGATGATCGGCTGCAGCTGGAACATTTTGCTGTAAATAGGCTTGAAGTTCTGTTTCATTATTAACAATTTCCATTGCGCGACCACCTAGTACATAACTTGGTCGAACTAAGACAGGGTAGCCGATTTCAGCAGCTTTTTCCAAAACTCCAGCTGGTGTAGTCGCCGTCTTGCCAATCGGCTGCTGCAACTGTAATTGATTAATGACTTCATCAAATAATTCACGATCTTCAGCTCGATCAAGATCTTCAACCGTTGTCCCGAGAATTTTAACTCCGTGTTCAACTAGACCAGCCGCCAAATTAATCGCGGTCTGTCCACCAAACTGGACGATAACGCCGACTGGTTGCTCCAAGTCGATCACATTCAAGACATCTTCTAACGTCAGTGGTTCAAAATACAGCTTGTCAGAAATCGAGAAATCAGTCGAAACCGTTTCGGGATTGCTATTCATAACAATAGCTTCATAACCCATTTTTTGAATTGCTTTAACACTGTGCACCGTCGCGTAATCAAACTCAACCCCTTGACCGATTCGAATTGGACCTGAACCAATTACTAAAATCGACTTTTTACCAGTTGGCTGACTCTCATTTTCCTGATCATAGGTACTGTAAAAATATGGTGTTTTAGATTCAAATTCAGCAGCACAAGTATCAACCATTTTATATACCGGTTTAACTTGCTGCTCCAATCGAAACTGACGGATTTCGGCCGCCGATTTTTGCCAGAATCTGCCAATTGTATAGTCACTGAAACCATATCTTTTAGCTGTTAATAAAGTTGCCAAATCATTGGGATGTTGCTGCAATTTTGTTTCAATTTCAGTTAAATGTTTAACAATATCTAAAAAATAGCAATTAATTTTAGTAAGTTCATGAATTTCACTCAGGTTATAATTACGACGGAAAGCTTCGGCTAGGTAGAACAGCCGATCATCTTGTGGATGCATTAATTTTTCTTCCAATTGATCATCACTGGCTGCTTGAGCAGTCGTTGAAAATAGATCTTGTTCATCAATTTCTAACGAGCGAACTGCTTTTTGTAAAGCTTCTTCAGCAGTGCGACCGATTGCCATTACTTCACCAGTTGCCTTCATTTGCGTACCTAAACGACGATCGCCTTTAGGAAACTTATCAAATGGCCAACGCGGAATTTTAGCAACCACATAATCTAAAGCTGGTTCAAATTCAGCATAAGTTGTCCCCGTGACCGGATTAATAATTTCATCTAAGGTTAAACCAACCGCAATCTTAGCTGCCATCTTGGCAATTGGATATCCGGTTGCCTTGGAAGCTAGGGCGGAAGAACGGCTAACTCGCGGATTAACTTCAATCACATCATAATTAAAACTATTCGGATCCAAGGCTAACTGAACATTGCAGCCACCCTCAATTTTTAAAGCACTAATAATCTCTAACGAAACATCCCGCAACATTTGATATTCTCGATCACTTAGCGTTTGTGTTGGAGAAAAGACGATTGAATCACCAGTATGAATCCCAACCGGATCAAAGTTTTCCATACAACAAACAACCATTGTATTATCAGCATGGTCTCGCATAACTTCAAATTCAATTTCTTTGTAACCCATGATACTTTTTTCAATTAAACACTGGGTTACTGGTGACAAATCTAAACCGTTTGTGGCGATTTCAGTTAGTTCTTCTGGGGTATCACATAAACCACCACCCGTTCCACCCATTGTAAAGGCTGGACGAACGATTACTGGATAGCCGATTTCAGCTGCAAAATCCAAAGCTGCTTGAGTGGTATTAACAGTCTTTGAAGGTGGAACTGGTTTTCCTAGTTGTTTCATCAGTTCTTTAAACAATTCACGATCTTCGGCCTGATTAATAGCAGTTAACTTTGTCCCTAGTAACTCAATACCCAATTCTTTTAAAATACCAGTTTCTGCCAAAGACATCGCCAGATTCAAACCGATTTGGCCGCCAAGCGTAGGTAAAATTGCATCTGGATACTCTTGCCGAATAATCCGAGAAACTGACTCAGTCGTCAACGGTTCAAGATAGACACGATCAGCAATTTGGTTATCCGTCATAATCGTTGCCGGATTAGAATTGACTAAAACTACTTCATACCCTTCTTCGCGTAAAGCTAAGCAAGCTTGTGTTCCTGAATAATCAAATTCAGCAGCTTGACCAATAATGATTGGACCAGAGCCAAGGACCATTATCTTATGAATATCAGTTCTTTTCGGCATGACGTTCTTCCTTTCTTAAATCAATCATCTGCATAAAATCGTCAAAGATGGTTACCGCGTCATGCGGACCTGGAGCTGCATCTGGATGGAATTGGACACTAAAGGCAGGATACTGTTTGTGATGCAATCCCTCAACCGTCTGATCATTAATTTCTTGGTGAGTAATATTTAAAATCTGACTATCAATTGAATCCGGTTCGACGGCATACCCATGATTTTGGGAAGTAAAGAAAATCCTTCCAGTGGCAATCTCTTTAACTGGATGATTGAAACCACGGTGACCAAACTTCATTTTAAATGTATCAGCCCCATTGGCTAATGCAAACAATTGATGCCCTAAACAAATCCCAAACAATGGTAATTTTTCTTGCAGTTGACGAATCATTGTTAAAACAGATTCTGGCATTGATTTCGGATCACCAGGTCCGTTAGATAAGAGCACCCCATCTGGATGTAATTGCAAAATTTGGGTGGCACTCGCGGTGTAGGGCATCACAATTGTATTACAATCTCTTTGCGCAAGTTCGCGTAAAATGCTGTGTTTCAAGCCAAAATCAACCACAACTACATTCCGCTTGCTCCCAGGATTAGGATATGGTCGACTAGTTGCCACTTGCTGATTCAAATTAATCGGCAGCGGTTTTTGTAAATCAGCGATCGCTGTCTCGGCAGCTGCTTGACTGTCAGTCAATTTGCCACGCATTGTTCCAGCCGAACGTAAACGCTTAGTAAGAGCACGGGTATCAATCCCAGATATACCTGGAATCTTCATCTGCTGCAAAAAATCAGCAAAACTTCCTTGCTGGCGCCAGTTGCTTGAAACACGGGCTAATTCATGACAAACAACCCCACTACAAGCTGGCTCAATTGATTCACAATCATCTAAATTAACACCGTAATTACCAATTAATGGATTTGTAAAAACTAAAATTTGACCAGCGTACGATTGATCGCTGACAGCTTCTTGATACCCGGTCATTCCAGTTGTAAAAACAACCTCGCCAGCTTTTAACTGATCGGAGCCAAAAGCTGTTCCAGTGTAAATACTGCCATCTTCCAAAACTAAATAGCGTTGCATGTCAAGCCTCCCTTTGATATACTACCTGACCAGCTACAAACGTTAGCTGGGTTTGTCCAAAAACTTTTTTGCCAGTAAATGGCGTGTTTTTTCCTTTTGAATAGTAATTTTCAGCCTTAATAATTGCTGGATGATTCAAATCAAAAACCGCTAAATCTGCAATTCGACCGGGAAGTAATTCTCCAGCTTGTGATAAATTGAA harbors:
- a CDS encoding carbamoyl phosphate synthase small subunit; protein product: MQRYLVLEDGSIYTGTAFGSDQLKAGEVVFTTGMTGYQEAVSDQSYAGQILVFTNPLIGNYGVNLDDCESIEPACSGVVCHELARVSSNWRQQGSFADFLQQMKIPGISGIDTRALTKRLRSAGTMRGKLTDSQAAAETAIADLQKPLPINLNQQVATSRPYPNPGSKRNVVVVDFGLKHSILRELAQRDCNTIVMPYTASATQILQLHPDGVLLSNGPGDPKSMPESVLTMIRQLQEKLPLFGICLGHQLFALANGADTFKMKFGHRGFNHPVKEIATGRIFFTSQNHGYAVEPDSIDSQILNITHQEINDQTVEGLHHKQYPAFSVQFHPDAAPGPHDAVTIFDDFMQMIDLRKEERHAEKN
- a CDS encoding dihydroorotate dehydrogenase electron transfer subunit: MPSVRNFSLVKQERLTEDVFQMDLKTTESLSEYQPGRFVMVEIPNGLQQLRRPLAIAAVDLLTGCISLIYRVVGQGTEQLAKLVVGAKVNLLGALGNGFNIQNFQVGDQVLLVGGGTGLPPLMYLAQNLGQQGCLVTTMVGFRTKAQIFGTQVFEQAGQLQLATDDGSAGKLGNVGTLLNAWKMNNCRHVFACGPLGLLKAVQQRFASQSVPVDLSLESRMGCGMGACAGCMVSVNGGTLNQHICQEGPIFSAAEVQL
- the carB gene encoding carbamoyl-phosphate synthase large subunit, with amino-acid sequence MPKRTDIHKIMVLGSGPIIIGQAAEFDYSGTQACLALREEGYEVVLVNSNPATIMTDNQIADRVYLEPLTTESVSRIIRQEYPDAILPTLGGQIGLNLAMSLAETGILKELGIELLGTKLTAINQAEDRELFKELMKQLGKPVPPSKTVNTTQAALDFAAEIGYPVIVRPAFTMGGTGGGLCDTPEELTEIATNGLDLSPVTQCLIEKSIMGYKEIEFEVMRDHADNTMVVCCMENFDPVGIHTGDSIVFSPTQTLSDREYQMLRDVSLEIISALKIEGGCNVQLALDPNSFNYDVIEVNPRVSRSSALASKATGYPIAKMAAKIAVGLTLDEIINPVTGTTYAEFEPALDYVVAKIPRWPFDKFPKGDRRLGTQMKATGEVMAIGRTAEEALQKAVRSLEIDEQDLFSTTAQAASDDQLEEKLMHPQDDRLFYLAEAFRRNYNLSEIHELTKINCYFLDIVKHLTEIETKLQQHPNDLATLLTAKRYGFSDYTIGRFWQKSAAEIRQFRLEQQVKPVYKMVDTCAAEFESKTPYFYSTYDQENESQPTGKKSILVIGSGPIRIGQGVEFDYATVHSVKAIQKMGYEAIVMNSNPETVSTDFSISDKLYFEPLTLEDVLNVIDLEQPVGVIVQFGGQTAINLAAGLVEHGVKILGTTVEDLDRAEDRELFDEVINQLQLQQPIGKTATTPAGVLEKAAEIGYPVLVRPSYVLGGRAMEIVNNETELQAYLQQNVPAAADHPILVDAYLEGRECEVDAICDGQQVLLPGIMEHIEHAGVHSGDSMAVYPPQSFSDNIKQQIVTATQKLAVALKCVGIMNIQFIIHQDQAYVLEVNPRASRTVPFLSKITGIEMAQVATQVILGKTLKELGYQPGLYPESKTINVKAPVFSFSKLADVDSYLGPEMKSTGEVMGSDHTFEKALLKAFAGAKMELPLSGSVLLTIEHGDKESVLPLAKRFSSIGYQLLATDGTAKFLQKHGLRVVPVAKLSEQETTEQNIQELIQTGKVQLVINTMGHDHAATSDGFRIRQLAIAHNVPLLTSLNTAQALVRALENRTFATDALL
- the pyrE gene encoding orotate phosphoribosyltransferase, with the translated sequence MKAIAADLLKIQAVSLSPQQPFTWASGIKSPIYCDNRLTISYPKVRRQIATGLADLIKNKFPDVEVIAGTATAGIPHAAWIAELLDLPMVYVRSKPKDHGQGRQIEGVLKPGQKTVLIDDLISTGGSVLQAVAAAQKEGAEVIGVAGIFSYQLAAADQNFAQAKLPFITLTNYSELIEVAQNQQEITDKDLKLLHAWRQDPTNWQ
- the pyrF gene encoding orotidine-5'-phosphate decarboxylase — encoded protein: MKIERPIIALDFPDRLSVQQFLTKFPADEQLFLKVGMELFYSEGQDIVRELIAGGHDVFLDLKCHDIPHTVEQAMKVIGQLGVKLTTIHASGGSQMMQAAKAGLLAGSNGDQTAGILAITQLTSTNQTMLEEEQLVHQPLKNSVLHYAQLAQAAGLAGVVCSAWEAADIAAATNADFLRITPGIRLAGDQTNDQKRVMTPDRAAEQKSSGLVVGRSITQAVDPFAAYQTVTKLWRQD
- a CDS encoding dihydroorotate dehydrogenase, whose product is MSQTANQRLSVKLPGLNLKNPIMPASGCFAFGDNRYAEMFDLNELGAIIIKAATLEPRVGNPMPRIAEVPGGVLNAVGLQNPGVEVILKEKLPRLKAKYPNLPVIANVAGTQEADYVETARRLSNSGMVDALELNISCPNVKHGGMQFGTDPASAQALTAAVKKVSSIPVYVKLSPNVTDIVAIAQAVAAGGADGLSMINTLLGMRLDLKTRQPVLANGTGGLSGPAIKPVAVRMIYQVSQKVDLPIIAMGGVSSAADVLEMFLAGASAVAIGTAIFHDPLVFPNVIADLPSKMTEFGIDNLSDLIKEVRSRQNEN